In a single window of the Pseudochaenichthys georgianus chromosome 16, fPseGeo1.2, whole genome shotgun sequence genome:
- the ttk gene encoding dual specificity protein kinase Ttk, producing MGEEHTDRKQQLAMLSQRITKIKNELDEDDTDNINQVIGSNSPESCRSYLLVLEKKGDPHMNRNHLTRLIDFYTRVFSNMPLGKHCENESYARMLVRFAELKAIQEVNEAEANFNVARSHCPNFAFVHIAHAQFEHSQGNTKRGIYILQNALQLAAKPKELLEAALKSMQSGKTQLYCSEYKENLPLSSSSNVHSAVQKGSVFQKVCRTSDGTGDLQLYSIFGSGAEQHGGSSDEQLSGWRSGSHRKRAVDVLGRVPVVPFSIQEKDDDDSIDERPLRKTDSSIYSSLSRQTSGSNVNPLLRISSSMKNAYDGDILFFKPPAVSPEQNWEEQAAVDSTTTLLHTHSTRDTSRMDDVTFNFDQVVNTNSPESCWAFLTNLEKRGNPHTDIIVLNKLNDCYSKIFSHMPIRKFSKNACYARILVRYAELKGIEDPEEAQNHFIVARSNCKGFAFVHVAHAQFELSQGNVIKATSILHKAQALNARPAELLEGAIRNLKAGEKLLMPNREEEHSTDLQVGTSAFSFGRNPEPYLPARVPVSHSVEQPKAASREPLSEWKIPTSLSRHISPEDKKTTPPHPRPIPRVVESIPTPSFHLPSRPNRQTVCQTPNGYRNPSAKSFITPVVKRVAEMPSSALAAHRAAPPQQPCTPLNHASGFQTPQASLSALSNETITIKGKQFIILKMIGRGGSSKVYQVLDHKNQLFAVKYVNLEEADAQTVESYKNEIQHLNHLQLYSDQIIKLYDYEITNSYIYMLMECGNLDLNTWLRNRKTVTPLDRKFYWRNMLEAVHTIHSHGIIHSDLKPANFVLVNGSVKLIDFGIANTIQPDVTSIMKDSQVGTLSYMPPEAIKDTSSQPGQSRSKICTKGDVWSLGCILYCMTYGKTPFQSITNQIAKLHAIIDTSHPIEFPDISEKDLLDVLKSCLVRNPRERISLKELLDHPYLQHSPAERGPSNRDLQKILTDLAALQSPGSIIRAANNLAKMCSSGRKLDVAECAKSST from the exons ATGGGAGAGGAGcacacagacagaaagcagcagCTTGCTATGCTTTCTCAAAGGAtcaccaaaataaaaaatgaactcgatGAAG ATGACACAGACAATATTAACCAGGTTATTGGCTCTAACTCACCTGAATCATGCCGCTCATATTTGCTGGTCCTGGAGAAGAAAGGAGACCCTCACATGAATCGTAACCACCTCACCAGACTTATTGACTTTTATACCAGAGTATTCTCCAATATGCCACTGGGAAAACACTGTGAGAATGAGAGCTATGCCAGGATGTTGGTCAGGTTTGCAGAACTAAAAGC AATTCAGGAGGTGAATGAGGCTGAAGCTAACTTCAACGTGGCGCGATCTCACTGCCCAAACTTTGCATTTGTTCACATTGCACATGCACAGTTTGAACATTCTCAAG GCAACACAAAGAGAGGCATTTACATATTGCAGAATGCTCTTCAACTGGCCGCCAAACCGAAGGAACTGCTGGAGGCTGCGTTGAAAAGCATGCAGTCAGGCAAAACACAACTCTACTGTTCAGAGTACAAGGAAAATCTACCAT TGTCGTCCAGCAGTAATGTACACAGTGCGGTCCAAAAAGGCTCAGTATTCCAGAAAGTTTGCAGAACATCAGACGGCACAGGCGATTTACAGCTCTACAGCATTTTTGGTTCAGG GGCAGAGCAACACGGTGGATCCTCAGATGAGCAGCTGTCAGGGTGGAGATCTGGATCACATCGCAAGAGAGCAGTTGACGTG CTTGGGAGAGTTCCTGTGGTACCTTTCTCTATCCAAGAAAAAGATGATGATGACTCCATCGATGAAAGGCCCTTAAGGAAAACGGATTCATCGATCTACTCCAGTTTGTCCAG GCAAACATCTGGTTCAAATGTGAACCCTCTTTTGAGGATTTCATCATCAATGAAAAATGCATACGATGGAGACATTTTATTCTTTAAA CCACCAGCTGTCAGCCCGGAGCAGAACTGGGAGGAGCAGGCAGCCGTGGACTCCACCACCACACTGCTTCACACGCACAGCACCAGGGACACCTCCAGAATGGACG ATGTTACCTTCAACTTTGACCAGGTGGTGAATACCAACTCTCCTGAGTCGTGTTGGGCATTTCTGACGAACCTGGAGAAGAGAGGCAACCCTCACACAGATATCATCGTGCTCAATAAGCTCAACGACTGTTACTCTAAAATCTTTTCCCACATGCCAATAAGAAAGTTCAGCAAAAACGCCTGTTATGCCAGGATACTGGTCAGATATGCAGAACTCAAGGG GATTGAAGACCCTGAAGAAGCTCAGAATCATTTCATAGTTGCAAGATCCAACTGTAAAGGCTTTGCCTTCGTCCACGTAGCACATGCTCAGTTTGAGCTTTCGCAAG GTAATGTGATCAAGGCAACTTCAATTCTGCACAAAGCCCAGGCGTTAAACGCCAGGCCAGCAGAGCTGCTGGAGGGCGCCATACGTAACCTGAAAGCTGGAGAGAAACTGCTCATGCCCAACAGAGAGGAGGAACATTCCACAG ATTTGCAAGTAGGTACAAGTGCGTTTTCTTTTGGGAGAAACCCGGAGCCTTATCTTCCTGCTCGGGTCCCTGTGAGCCACTCAGTGGAACAGCCCAAAGCTGCCAGCAGGGAGCCTCTATCAGAGTGGAAGATTCCAACATCCCTCAGCCGACACATTTCCCCAGAG GATAAAAAAACAACACCTCCGCACCCCAGACCTATTCCACGTGTTGTTGAGTCTATCCCCACTCCATCCTTCCATCTACCGTCCAGACCGAACCGACAGACAGTCTGTCAGACTCCAAACGGCTACAGAAACCCCTCTGCTAAAAG cttCATCACTCCTGTTGTGAAGAGAGTTGCTGAAATGCCTTCCTCTGCATTGGCAGCGCACAGAGCTGCACCCCCTCAGCAGCCGTGCACACCGCTGAACCATGCATCAGGCTTCCAGACCCCACAG GCTTCTCTCTCTGCGTTGTCGAATGAAACCATCACCATTAAGGGCAAACAGTTCATTATTCTCAAGATGATAGGACGTGGCGGGTCCAGCAAG GTCTACCAGGTCCTGGATCACAAAAATCAGCTGTTTGCCGTGAAATATGTCAACCTGGAGGAAGCTGACGCTCAGACGGTAGAGAGCTACAAAAATGAGATTCAGCATCTGAACCACCTGCAGCTGTACAGCGATCAAATCATCAAGCTCTACGACTA TGAAATAACAAACAGCTACATCTACATGCTGATGGAGTGTGGGAACTTGGATCTGAACACTTGGCTGAGGAACCGCAAAACTGTGACTCCACTGGACAGGAAGTTCTACTGGAGGAACATGCTGGAGGCCGTCCACACCATCCACAGCCACG GAATCATCCACAGTGACTTAAAGCCGGCAAACTTTGTCCTTGTGAACGGTTCGGTGAAGTTGATTGACTTTGGCATCGCAAACACAATCCAACCAGACGTGACGAGCATTATGAAGGATTCACAG GTTGGAACGTTGAGCTACATGCCCCCTGAAGCCATCAAAGACACTTCGTCCCAGCCAGGACAATCACGATCTAAG ATCTGTACAAAAGGTGACGTGTGGTCGCTGGGATGTATTCTGTACTGCATGACGTACGGGAAGACTCCCTTCCAGAGCATCACCAATCAGATCGCCAAGCTGCACGCCATCATCGACACCTCCCACCCTATCGAATTTCCTGACATCTCGGAGAAGGATCTGCTGGATGTGTTGAAG AGCTGCTTGGTACGAAACCCCAGAGAGAGGATTTCTTTAAAAGAGCTGCTGGATCATCCGTACCTACAGCATTCACCTGCAGAAAGAG GTCCAAGTAACAGAGATCTGCAGAAGATCCTAACAGACCTCGCAGCCCTCCAGTCTCCAGGCAGCATCATCCGAGCAGCTAAT AATCTGGCCAAAATGTGCAGCAGCGGCAGGAAGTTGGATGTTGCAGAGTGTGCAAAGTCATCAACCTAA